The Achromobacter spanius genome includes the window AGGCTGCACCCAGCGGACACAAGTTCCGTCAGGGAATGCAACTTACGTGAATAAGTTAACTGGCTCGTCTTCAGCATATTGCTATGGCAGGCACGCGTGGTGCGACTGCACATGAAATGGTCAGCAATGATTTGAAGGGATGAGCGATATCCCGGTGGATTCTTATGATTCGGGCAGTAGCCCGATGCGTCCGCCATGCGATGGCGGCGAACGTTCTGAAGAGCGCGTTGCGCTTCGTTCAGCAGCGTGCCGGTTCGGTTATGAAAAAGCGCCGATATCGCGGCACGGGAATCCGTGGTGACGAGGGCGTGTAGCGCTGTTCGGTGATGGCCGTATGCACGAAGCGCCAAGTCATGTGCCTATGCTAAAGCCAATTGACGGTTTTGTGGCAATTCATTTGGCGTAATGATCAAAATCGTAATGCGGGTTTTCAGCAAGAAAACCGGGCGAGCAAACACTCGCAAACTTGCCTCAATTGCCTTGCTGAACGCGACACAGATCATCGCCAAGACGACTTACACGCGGGATTAGCAGCCATTGAGCTTGAGTGCTAGCACGCGCGAAATCGAGCAATGGCTTGCGCGGCACTGCACAGCATTCACGACGCAACCGGCGGCAGCGCCACGCGCTGCATAAGTGCGCGCCACGTGCCTTCCACCCGCGCGCGCAGGCGAAAATCCGCGCCCACTTGTGCGCTATCGATGAATGCGTAACGCCGCGCGGCGTCCAGATGCTCAAGCATCGGCAAGCGCACCATGCCCGCCGCATCGCCAAGCAGCACAGGCGCCAGATACAACAGCAACTCATCCACGCAACCCGCCGCCACCAGCGCGCCGCTCAAGCCCGCGCCGGCCTCGACATGGACCTCGTTGAACTGGGCCTGCGCGAACCACTGCATCATGCCGACAAGGTCCACACGCCCTGGCGTCGGGCCCGGCAACACCACCACTTGCACATTCTTGTCCGCCAGGCGCGCCGCTTTGGCGGCGTCTTCGCGCGCGGTGAAGACGATAACGGGCCCGCCGTCGAACAGGCGGGCGTTTTCGGGAATACCGAACAGGCCGTCCACCACCGCCCTACGCGGCTGGCGCGGCGTATCCACGTCGCGCACGTTCAGCAGTGGATCATCCTTCAGCACGGTGCCCATGCCAGTCAGCACCACGCAGCTACGCGCTCGCCAACGATGGCCATCCGCACGGGCTTCCGGGCCGGTGATCCATTGGGACATGCCGTTATGCAAGGCGCTGCGGCCATCCAGCGACGCGGCCATCTTCATCCAGACCCAGGGCAGGTCTCGGCTCATGCGCGAGATGAAACCCGCATTGATGGCCAACGCTTCTTCGGCGCAGACGCCCGTGGTTACCGCGATGCCTGCCGCGCGCAAGCGGGCAAGCCCTTGGCCGTTGACCAGCGGATTCGGGTCGCCGATGGCCACGACCACGCGCGCCGGCCGGGCCGCCAGCACCGCGTCCACGCATGGCGGCGTGCGCCCGAAGTGGCTGCAAGGCTCCAACGTGACATACAGGGTGGCCCCCTCGACCGTCTCGTTGCGCGCCTGGGCGTCGCGCAATGCGCGGATTTCGGCATGAGGGCCGCCCGGCGGTTGGGTCGCCCCTTCGCCCAACACACGGCCGTCGCGCACGATCACACACCCTACGCGGGGGTTGGGCGCGGTGGTGTAGAGCACGCTTTCGGCCTGCGCCAGGGCGCGCCGCATCCAGAAGATATCGTCGGAATCGCTTGGGGTCGTCATGGCGGAATTGTATGTCCGGCAGCAGGCCCGCGGTGGCTCACCGCCCACTGCCAAGAGGTATGCTGGCGTCAAACGCGCCTTTTACGGGTATGTCCGTTTTAGGCCGCTATGTGGCTTGGGGCGATCTCGCGGGCTGCGGAAATTGCCCGCAGAATGCATTCACCCCCTCTAAAATCCTAGACCAGGAGCCCGAAACATGAAGCAAGCACTGATCGTCATCGACGTACAAGAGTCCTTCCGTCACCGTCCGTTTTGGGACGAAGCCGAATATCCCGCATTTCTGGACAAGATCCAGGGCTTGATCGATTCGGCCAGCGCCCAGGATATTCCAGTGCTTCAGGTGTTCCACAAAAGCCCGTCCGACGATGCCACCAACCCGTTTTCACTGGCCTCGGGGTATGTCAGGACGCTTGAAGAATTACGGATCTCCCCTACCGCCGTGTTCCACAAAACCGTGCATTCGTCGCTGTATGCACAGGGTGCGGACGGCACAACGCTGCACGACTGGCTGCGCGAAAACGGCATCGAGGGCATCATCGTCAGCGGTATTCGTACCGAACAGTGCTGCGAAACGACCGCGCGCCACGCCAGCGACGCCGGCTTCAAAGTGGTGTTCCCAACGGATGCCACGCTGACTTTCGCCATGCAAAGCCCGTCGGGCAAGCACTACACGCCCGCCGAAATTCGGGACCACACCGAGCTGGTGCTGAACGGTCGCTTTGCCCGCGTCACGCGCGCCGCCGACGCATTGGCTGGCTGAGCAAAGCGGAGCCGCGCATGATCCCCGTGTATTTCATCCTGACCCGGGGTATCGTCCTGCTGGACCTGGCGGGGCCCGCCGAGGCGTTCCGCGTCGCCGAAAAGCTATGCCCCGGAACCTTCGAACAACACTTCTGCGGCCCGACGCCTGAAGTGGAAAGCGGCTTGCCGGGATTGAATCTGGCGCGCATCCGGCCGTTACCGACCGCCCTGCCCGCCAACGCGCTTGTCATTATTTCGGGCGTAGTGGGCAAGCACACGCGCCTGGACTCGCCGGATGCGCACAGCATCATCGACTGGCTGGCCGTGCGCCACCCCGCCGACCAGTTCACGCTGATGACGGTGTGCGCGGGCGCGCTGTTCGCCGCCTCCGCCGGGCTGACCCGCCAGCGCGACTGCACCACGCATCATTCCTGCCTGGCGCAGTTGGCCGGCATCGACCCCAGTGCGCGCGTGCACGACAACCGCATCTTCGTCGAAGACGGCAACCTGCTCAGCAGCGCCGGCATTACGGCGGGCATCGACCTGGCGCTGCATATGGTGGCGCGCCATTGCGGGCCGCGTGTGGCCAGCGAGGTGGCGCGCGACATGGTCGTCTACCAGCGGCGCGCGGGCACGGACACCACGCTGTCGCCGTGGCTGGAACACCGCAGCCACATGCACCCCGGCGTACACCGTGTCCAGGACGCGGTGATCCGCAATCCGGCGGCGCCGTGGTCTGCCCAATCGTTGGCGGACCAGGCGCACACCAGCCCGCGCCACCTGACGCGACTGTTTCGTGAGCATGCCGGCTGCACGCCGATGGACTATCTCTATCAGATCCGGGTGGCGCTGGCGCGCGACCTGCTGCGCGAAACGCGATTGGATCTGGAGCGCGTGGCGGAGAAATCCGGTTTCGGATCCGCGCAGCACATGCGCCGGGTCTGGCGCAAGTTCCAGCCCAATACGCCTAGCCTGGCGCGGTCGGCCCCCATGCAATAACGGCGCCGAAGCGCCGTTATTCGCGGTCGTGTGAACGGCGTTTATTCCTTGCGCAGCTTGCCCGGCAGCAGCGGGCCTTGCATCTCGCGGATAGCCTCGACGAATTCGCCGATGTCTTCGAAGCTCTTGTAGACGGACGCAAAGCGCACGTAAGCCACCTTGTCGAGCTTGCGCAGTTCGTTCATGACAAGCTCGCCGATATGCTCAGACGGCACTTCACGCAGCCCGCTGGCCAGCAACTGCTCTTCGATGCGCGCGACCGCGGCATCCACGTCCTCGGTGCTGACGGGGCGCTTGCGCAGCGCCAGGCTCAGGCTGGCGCGCAACTTGACGGGGTCGTAGTCGCTGCGGCTGCCGTTGCGCTTCACGATGGAAGGCATGGCGAGCTCAACCCGTTCATAGGTGGTGAAGCGCTTGTCGCAGGACAGGCAACGGCGGCGGCGACGAATGGCATCGCCCTCTTCCGAGACCCGGCTGTCGACAACCTGCGTTTCGGCATGGCCGCAAAATGGACACCGCATGTGTGTTCCCTATAGGCACGGATAGCAAAATTTCAGCATATTGTAACGACGCTCCCCCGGGAAGCGTCGAGACGGGCTAATTCGTCCCCAATATCATCACGGCTAGCAACGAGGATAGCGCCCGCCGCCCTGAAAGCAAAGGGACGGCGCCTTGCGGGGCCGTCCCTTTCCGTAGTGGCCCTTCGGCGGGAAGCCCCCCGAAGGTGTGCCGCTGGCTGTTTATTGCTTGCTATAGACCGGCAGGCGCGAGGTCAGTTCATTGACGCGGGCGCGCACGGCGGCGATGTTGGCCTCGTCGCGCGGGTTGTCCAGCACGTCGGCGATCAGGTTGGCGGTGAGTTCGGCCTCGGCTTCGGTGAAGCCGCGCGTGGTCATGGCCGGCGTGCCCAGGCGGATGCCGCTGGTCACGAAGGGCTTTTCCGGATCGTTCGGGATGGCGTTCTTGTTGACCGTGATGTGGGCCTGGCCCAGCACCGCTTCCGCTTCCTTGCCCGTGATGCCCTTGGCGCGCAGGTCAACCAGCATGACGTGGCTTTCGGTGCGGCCGGAGACGATGCGCAGGCCGCGCTTGACCAGCGTGTCAGCCAAGACCTTGGCGTTTTTGACCACTTGCTGCGCGTAGTCCTTGAAGCTGGGTTCCAGGGCTTCCTTGAACGCCACGGCCTTGCCGGCGATCACGTGCATCAGCGGGCCGCCTTGAATGCCCGGGAAGATGGCCGAATTGATGATCTTTTCGTGCTCGGCCTTCATCATGATGACGCCGCCGCGCGGGCCGCGCAGCGACTTGTGCGTGGTCGACGTGACGAAGTCGGCGTGCGGAACCGGATTGGGGTAGGCGCCGCCGGCGACCAGGCCTGCGTAGTGGGCGATGTCGACCATGAACAGCGCGCCGTTTTCACGCGCGATGCGGGCCATGCGCTCGAAATCGATGTGCAGGGCATAGGCCGATGCGCCAGCCACGATCAGCTTGGGCTTGTGTTCCTTGGCCAGTTGTTCGACTTGCGCGTAGTTCAGGACTTCGTTTTCGTCCAGGCCGTACGAGATGAAGTTGTACAGCTTGCCCGAAGCGTTGACCGACGCGCCGTGCGTCAGGTGGCCGCCTTCGGCCAGGCTCATGCCCAGCACGGTGTCGCCCGGCTTCAGCACGGCCATGTACACGCCCTGGTTGGCTTGCGAACCCGAGTTGGGCTGCACGTTGGCGGCTTCGGCGCCGAAGATCTGCTTCAGGCGATCGATGGCCAGTTGTTCAACCACATCCACGTACTCGCAACCGCCGTAGTAGCGCTTGCCCGGGTAGCCTTCGGCGTACTTGTTCGTGAGCTGCGTGCCCTGGGCTTGCATGACGGCCGGGCTGGCGTAGTTCTCCGAAGCGATCAGCTCGATGTGCTGCTCTTGGCGTACGTCTTCCTTCTGGATGGCGGCCCAAACGTCCGGGTCAGCCTTGGACAAGGTGAGGTTGCGGTCAAACATGACGGGGGATTCCTGAGGCGGTAAGAGAGGAGAAAGCAGTGTCGGGTGGGTAAACCCGAAGAATTCGCTTAGTTTACCGCGTCAGCCGGAATCAATTGCCGCCAAAATGCGCCGAAGGTGAGCAAAAACCGTGCGACGAGCACGAAAACCACGCTATCGCTCGGCGCCCGAAAACCGCTCTCAATCCGACTTGAGAAACTTTCATGCAAACAAAGCGCGTCAAGAATCTACGCGCTAGTAGCTGAAGGGCCGCGTACGGAAGGCAAACGAAAAAAAGCCGCGATATCGCTATCGCGGCCTTTTTTGCGCTGCCAGCCAAACAGTTACGAGGCGGAGGTCGCGCCGATCTGCTTGGGCGCCAGCCGGGGGTTCAGCGTGTAGGTGCCCGTGACGGAAGCCTGGGCCAACACGTGTTTCTGCATGGCGCGCAGCGCGTCTTCGCCCGTGAACGAGCCGTTCAGGTTCAGGCTGCTGACGTCCAGCGCATATAGGGTGAACACGTAGCGGTGCACGATGGAATCGTTCCAGGGCGGGCACGGGCCGTCATAGCCGAAGTAATCGCCGCTCATGTCGTGGTCGTTGGCGAACCACGAGGAATACGAGTTGATGCCCTGGCGGGCATCCATCGGCGCCAGCGGGCCGCCTTTTCCGCGCGGCGTGATCCCATTGGAGAAGGCGCCTTCGTCGATGTCCCGCAGATCAGCCGGCAGATCCACCAGCACCCAATGGAAGAAATCCACGCGAGGCAGGTCGGCAGGCACTTCGCGGCCTTCCTGGTTGACGTCATCGGGCCGCGACGGCACGTCCGGATCATGGCAGATCAACGCGAACGACTGCGTTCCCGCCGGGACGTCGTCCCAGGAGAACTGCGGGTTGTAGTTATCTGCCAGCGCGACGTGCGATTGCGCATCGATCTTGCCGA containing:
- a CDS encoding GlxA family transcriptional regulator, producing MIPVYFILTRGIVLLDLAGPAEAFRVAEKLCPGTFEQHFCGPTPEVESGLPGLNLARIRPLPTALPANALVIISGVVGKHTRLDSPDAHSIIDWLAVRHPADQFTLMTVCAGALFAASAGLTRQRDCTTHHSCLAQLAGIDPSARVHDNRIFVEDGNLLSSAGITAGIDLALHMVARHCGPRVASEVARDMVVYQRRAGTDTTLSPWLEHRSHMHPGVHRVQDAVIRNPAAPWSAQSLADQAHTSPRHLTRLFREHAGCTPMDYLYQIRVALARDLLRETRLDLERVAEKSGFGSAQHMRRVWRKFQPNTPSLARSAPMQ
- a CDS encoding YbhB/YbcL family Raf kinase inhibitor-like protein, with the protein product MELSSLSFSDHESIPERYAFGKIDAQSHVALADNYNPQFSWDDVPAGTQSFALICHDPDVPSRPDDVNQEGREVPADLPRVDFFHWVLVDLPADLRDIDEGAFSNGITPRGKGGPLAPMDARQGINSYSSWFANDHDMSGDYFGYDGPCPPWNDSIVHRYVFTLYALDVSSLNLNGSFTGEDALRAMQKHVLAQASVTGTYTLNPRLAPKQIGATSAS
- the ribD gene encoding bifunctional diaminohydroxyphosphoribosylaminopyrimidine deaminase/5-amino-6-(5-phosphoribosylamino)uracil reductase RibD; this encodes MTTPSDSDDIFWMRRALAQAESVLYTTAPNPRVGCVIVRDGRVLGEGATQPPGGPHAEIRALRDAQARNETVEGATLYVTLEPCSHFGRTPPCVDAVLAARPARVVVAIGDPNPLVNGQGLARLRAAGIAVTTGVCAEEALAINAGFISRMSRDLPWVWMKMAASLDGRSALHNGMSQWITGPEARADGHRWRARSCVVLTGMGTVLKDDPLLNVRDVDTPRQPRRAVVDGLFGIPENARLFDGGPVIVFTAREDAAKAARLADKNVQVVVLPGPTPGRVDLVGMMQWFAQAQFNEVHVEAGAGLSGALVAAGCVDELLLYLAPVLLGDAAGMVRLPMLEHLDAARRYAFIDSAQVGADFRLRARVEGTWRALMQRVALPPVAS
- the glyA gene encoding serine hydroxymethyltransferase, which produces MFDRNLTLSKADPDVWAAIQKEDVRQEQHIELIASENYASPAVMQAQGTQLTNKYAEGYPGKRYYGGCEYVDVVEQLAIDRLKQIFGAEAANVQPNSGSQANQGVYMAVLKPGDTVLGMSLAEGGHLTHGASVNASGKLYNFISYGLDENEVLNYAQVEQLAKEHKPKLIVAGASAYALHIDFERMARIARENGALFMVDIAHYAGLVAGGAYPNPVPHADFVTSTTHKSLRGPRGGVIMMKAEHEKIINSAIFPGIQGGPLMHVIAGKAVAFKEALEPSFKDYAQQVVKNAKVLADTLVKRGLRIVSGRTESHVMLVDLRAKGITGKEAEAVLGQAHITVNKNAIPNDPEKPFVTSGIRLGTPAMTTRGFTEAEAELTANLIADVLDNPRDEANIAAVRARVNELTSRLPVYSKQ
- the nrdR gene encoding transcriptional regulator NrdR, with the translated sequence MRCPFCGHAETQVVDSRVSEEGDAIRRRRRCLSCDKRFTTYERVELAMPSIVKRNGSRSDYDPVKLRASLSLALRKRPVSTEDVDAAVARIEEQLLASGLREVPSEHIGELVMNELRKLDKVAYVRFASVYKSFEDIGEFVEAIREMQGPLLPGKLRKE
- a CDS encoding cysteine hydrolase family protein, which gives rise to MKQALIVIDVQESFRHRPFWDEAEYPAFLDKIQGLIDSASAQDIPVLQVFHKSPSDDATNPFSLASGYVRTLEELRISPTAVFHKTVHSSLYAQGADGTTLHDWLRENGIEGIIVSGIRTEQCCETTARHASDAGFKVVFPTDATLTFAMQSPSGKHYTPAEIRDHTELVLNGRFARVTRAADALAG